In one window of Primulina tabacum isolate GXHZ01 chromosome 8, ASM2559414v2, whole genome shotgun sequence DNA:
- the LOC142553382 gene encoding LOW QUALITY PROTEIN: protein TIC110, chloroplastic-like (The sequence of the model RefSeq protein was modified relative to this genomic sequence to represent the inferred CDS: deleted 1 base in 1 codon), producing the protein MNSSIIHTATNPSSPSTTTLLPPHFICTPFPLRQCKTHFRRRRYRICVTRSSSQPPVTVVKPDVFGDKRELTGVQSLVEAMSPPIRIASSALIFAAAVAAGYGLGIRFGGSRNSGIGGAVVLGAAGAGAAFALNSCVPEVAAASLHNYVVGCDDPGALKKEDVEAIANKYGVSKQNAAFNAELCDIYGKFVLAVLPPGGEDLKGDEVETIIKFKQSLGIDDPEAASVHMEIGKRITRQRLETGDRDADVDQRRAFQKLLYVSNLVFGQASGFLLPWKRVLKVTDAQVEVAIRDNAQRLYAFRFKSITQDLSVSQLISLREAQLLYRLSDELAADIFSEHTRKLVEQNISTALNLLKSRTKSGNRVIDELDKILAFNNLLISLKSHPDSSRFARGVGPVSLVGGEDDGDRKIDDLKLLYREYVTDALAGGLMEEKKLAALNQLRNIFGLGRREAESIAMEVTSQVYRKRLQQAVSSGTLAAAASKAAYLQNLCEELHFDPHKAVEIHEEIYRKRLQQLVADKGELSDQDLETLEKIQISLCIPKETIDAIHADICGSLFEKVVKEAIAAGVDGYDAEIQKSVRKAAFGLRLTREVAMSLASKAVRKIFVSYIQRARAAGSRTESAKELKKMIAFNSLVVTELVADIKGESADTTPEEPTKTEELQMEDEEEWDSLQSLRKARPSKDTKGKPVQTEINLRDDLQERDRADLYKTYLLFCLTGQVTRIPFGAQITTKKDDSEYVLLNQLGGLLGMSDKEIVEVHRSLAEQAFRQEAEVILADGQLTKARMEQLDVLQKNVGLPPQYAKNIIKSITTTKLSAALETAVGRGRLNIKEIRDLKENGVDVDTMISKSLRESLYKKTVDDIFSAGTGEFDEEELYQKIPKDLNIDPEKAKGVVLELARTRLSNSLIQAVALLRQRNHSGVVNSLNNMLGCDKAVPSTPLSWEVLEELADLFLVFIKSDPADEKRSRLQYLLNISDSTAEALEAMKDKGSPNEKAEEEFVF; encoded by the exons ATGAATTCATCAATTATCCATACAGCTACCAATCCATCTTCTCCAAGCACCACAACTCTTCTTCCACCCCACTTTATCTGCACGCCCTTCCCCCTTCGCCAGTGCAAAACCCATTTCCGCCGCCGCCGCTACAGAATATGCGTCACCCGCTCTTCTTCCCAACCCCCAGTCACCGTAGTCAAGCCTGATGTTTTTGGAGACAAGAGGGAGCTGACGGGCGTCCAGTCTCTCGTGGAGGCTATGTCGCCACCCATCCGAATTGCCAGTTCCGCACTTATCTTTGCCGCTGCCGTTGCCGCTGGATATGGCCTTGGGATCAGGTTTGGTGGGTCACGCAATTCCGGGATAGGTGGGGCTGTGGTTCTTGGGGCAGCTGGAGCTGGGGCTGCTTTTGCGCTGAATTCCTGTGTGCCAGAAGTCGCGGCTGCTAGTTTGCACAATTACGTTGTGGGTTGTGATGATCCTGGGGCTCTGAAGAAGGAAGATGTTGAAGCCATAGCAAACAA ATATGGTGTTAGCAAACAAAATGCAGCATTCAATGCGGAGCTTTGCGATATATACGGCAA ATTTGTATTGGCTGTCCTTCCTCCTGGAGGTGAAGATCTCAAAGGTGATGAAGTTGAGACCataattaaattcaaacaaTCCTTGGGCATTGATGACCCAGAGGCGGCATCAGTACACATGGAG ATTGGTAAGCGGATTACCAGGCAAAGACTTGAAACAGGGGATCGTGATGCTGATGTGGATCAACGTCGG GCATTTCAGAAGCTGTTATACGTGTCAAATCTTGTGTTTGGACAAGCATCAGGTTTCCTGTTACCCTGGAAACGCGTGCTCAAGGTCACTGATGCCCAG GTTGAGGTTGCTATTCGGGATAACGCCCAGAGACTCTATGCTTTCAGATTTAAATCGATTACACAAG ATCTTAGTGTGAGTCAGTTGATCAGCCTCAGAGAAGCTCAACTTCTATATCGACTTTCAGATGAG CTTGCTGCAGACATCTTTAGTGAGCATACACGAAAGCTTGTGGAGCAAAATATATCAACAGCTCTCAATCTATTGAAGTCAAGAACTAAATCCGG GAATCGTGTTATCGATGAACTTGACAAGATTCTGGCATTTAATAATCTCCTAATTTCTCTCAAGAGCCATCCGGATTCTAGTCGCTTTGCTAGGGGTGTTGGGCCTGTGTCGTTAGTAG GTGGGGAGGATGATGGTGACAGAAAAATCGATGACTTAAAGCTTTTGTACAGAGAATATGTGACCGATGCTTTGGCGGGGGGACTCATGGAAGAAAAAAAG CTTGCTGCACTTAATCAGTTAAGGAATATATTTGGTTTAGGAAGGCGAGAAGCAGAGTCAATTGCTATGGAAGTTACCTCCCAAGTATATCGCAAACGGCTTCAGCAAGCAGTGTCAAGTGGCACCTTGGCCGCTGCTGCTAGTAAAGCAGCCTATCTTCAAAATCTATGTGAAGAGTTACACTTTGATCCACATAAGGCCGTAGAGATTCACGAAG AAATTTACCGAAAAAGACTTCAGCAATTGGTAGCTGACAAAGGTGAACTCAGTGATCAGGAT CTGGAAACATTAGAGAAGATACAGATTAGTTTATGCATTCCAAAAGAAACTATTGATGCAATTCATGCTGATATCTGTGGCAGTTTGTTTGAGAAG GTCGTCAAGGAGGCAATTGCTGCCGGAGTCGATGGCTACGATGCAGAGATCCAAAAGTCTGTCAGAAAAGCTGCTTTTGGTTTGCGTTTAACCAGGGAGGTTGCTATGTCTCTTGCTAGCAAGGCA GTCCGTAAGATTTTCGTAAGCTACATTCAGCGAGCAAGGGCAGCTGGAAGTCGTACTGAATCAGCGAAGGAACTCAAGAAAATGATTGCTTTCAATAGCTTGGTTGTGACTGAACTGGTTGCTGATATCAAAGGTGAATCAGCTGATACAACACCTGAAGAACCTACCAAGACAGAAGAACTACAGATGGAGGATGAGGAGGAATGGGATTCCTTACAGTCGCTCCGGAAAGCAAGACCCAGCAAGGATACTAAAGGGAAACCAGTCCAGACGGAGATAAACCTGAGAGATGACCTCCAAGAAAGGGATAGAGCCGACCTTTACAAAACGTACTTGCTATTTTGTCTTACTGGTCAAGTGACCAGGATTCCTTTTGGTGCCCAAATCACCACAAAGAAGGATGATTCTGAGTATGTTTTGCTTAACCAACTTGGTGGCTTACTTGGGATGTCAGACAAGGAGATCGTGGAAGTGCATAGGAGCTTAGCGGAGCAAGCTTTCAGGCAAGAAGCTGAGGTAATTTTAGCTGATGGACAGTTGACTAAAGCTAGGATGGAGCAGCTAGACGTGTTGCAGAAGAATGTTGGCTTGCCACCTCAGTAtgctaaaaatatcataaaaagcATAACTACTACGAAATTGTCCGCAGCTCTTGAAACTGCTGTAGGTCGGGGGAGACTAAACATTAAGGAAATCCGAGATCTCAAAGAAAATGGAGTCGACGTAGATACCATGATATCAAAAAGTTTACGAGAGTCCCTCTACAAAAAAACTGTGGACGATATCTTTTCGGCTGGTACCGGAGAGTTTGATGAAGAGGAACTGTATCAGAAAATCCCGAAAGATCTCAACATTGATCCTGAGAAAGCCAAAGGAGTTGTTCTCGAGCTTGCTCGCACTAGATTATCAAACTCGCTCATTCAGGCGGTGGCACTATTAAGACAAAGAAACCATTCCGGTGTG GTTAATTCCCTCAACAACATGTTAGGATGTGACAAAGCGGTCCCTTCCACTCCCTTATCATGGGAGGTGCTGGAGGAACTAGCAGATTTATTTCTCGTGTTTATTAAAAGCGACCCTGCCGATGAAAAACGATCCCGGTTACAGTATCTGCTGAACATCAGTGATTCAACTGCAGAAGCTTTAGAAGCCATGAAAGATAAAGGATCTCCAAATGAGAAGGCCGAGGAAGAGTTTGTGTTCTAA